In Nocardioides ginsengisegetis, a single window of DNA contains:
- a CDS encoding CPBP family glutamic-type intramembrane protease — MRTWLQRALWDVVPRDHRESPDALRRRQLVTATFVVIGGVVLGLSLRIEPGSAWFYPATLVLAGVWTVGAFASGPLHLGRIAHARGDRRPVVAPILLGLGLAAVFAAGGLLVREVPFLEHQVSSVLDHADQGSWPLLVLITAVNGVAEELFFRGAAYAAITRHPVVWTTVAYAVATLASGNVMLSFAAVLLGALVGLQRRASGGILGPILTHVTWSVSMLFVLPALFG, encoded by the coding sequence GTGCGGACCTGGCTGCAGCGCGCGTTGTGGGACGTCGTCCCGCGCGACCACCGGGAGTCCCCGGACGCGCTGCGCCGACGACAGCTCGTGACGGCGACCTTCGTGGTGATCGGCGGCGTGGTCCTCGGCCTGTCGCTGCGGATCGAGCCCGGCAGCGCCTGGTTCTACCCCGCGACCCTCGTGCTCGCCGGGGTCTGGACGGTCGGCGCGTTCGCGTCCGGGCCGCTCCACCTCGGCCGGATCGCCCACGCCCGGGGCGACCGGCGCCCCGTCGTCGCGCCGATCCTGCTCGGGCTCGGCCTGGCCGCGGTCTTCGCCGCGGGCGGGCTGCTGGTGCGCGAGGTGCCGTTCCTCGAGCACCAGGTGAGCTCCGTGCTCGACCACGCGGACCAGGGCTCGTGGCCGCTGCTGGTCCTGATCACGGCCGTCAACGGGGTCGCGGAGGAGCTGTTCTTCCGCGGCGCGGCGTACGCCGCCATCACCCGGCACCCAGTCGTCTGGACGACCGTGGCGTACGCCGTCGCGACGCTGGCCAGCGGCAACGTGATGCTGTCGTTCGCGGCCGTGCTGCTCGGCGCGCTGGTCGGCCTGCAGCGCCGCGCGTCCGGCGGGATCCTCGGGCCGATCCTGACCCACGTCACCTGGTCGGTCTCGATGCTGTTCGTGCTGCCGGCGCTGTTCGGCTGA
- a CDS encoding NAD(P)H-binding protein, translating to MTDAPTVLVTGATGFVGRRLVPELVARGLDVRAMTRRPEQYDGPGVAVGGDVTDRASLSDALAGADVAIYLVHSLDDPDFERKDAEAARTFGRAAKAAGVQQIVYLGGLGEEGSDLSPHLRSRREVEGLLGEAGVPVTVLRAAIVVGAGGISWELTRQLVKNLPAMIVPRWVSTRTQPIALDDVVRYLAGVIGQEAALDRVFEIGGPEQLTYLEMLQVAAEISSGHRVPIVRVPVLTPRLSSYWLALVTDVDVTTGRNLIDSMGTEVVVTDRSILDIVPGEPIPYAEAVRRALDESGRS from the coding sequence ATGACCGACGCCCCGACCGTCCTCGTCACCGGCGCCACCGGGTTCGTCGGCCGCCGCCTCGTCCCCGAGCTCGTCGCGCGCGGGCTCGACGTGCGGGCGATGACCCGCCGCCCCGAGCAGTACGACGGACCCGGCGTGGCCGTGGGCGGCGACGTCACCGACCGCGCCTCGCTGAGCGACGCCCTCGCGGGCGCCGACGTGGCGATCTACCTCGTGCACTCCCTCGACGACCCCGACTTCGAGCGCAAGGACGCCGAGGCCGCGCGGACCTTCGGCCGGGCGGCCAAGGCGGCGGGCGTGCAGCAGATCGTCTACCTCGGCGGGCTCGGCGAGGAGGGCAGCGACCTGTCGCCGCACCTGCGCTCGCGCCGCGAGGTCGAGGGGCTGCTCGGCGAGGCCGGCGTGCCGGTGACCGTGCTCCGCGCCGCGATCGTGGTCGGGGCGGGCGGAATCTCGTGGGAGCTGACCCGCCAGCTCGTCAAGAACCTCCCCGCGATGATCGTGCCGCGCTGGGTCTCCACCCGCACCCAGCCGATCGCGCTCGACGACGTCGTCCGCTACCTCGCCGGCGTCATCGGCCAGGAGGCCGCGCTCGACCGGGTCTTCGAGATCGGCGGCCCCGAGCAGCTGACCTACCTCGAGATGCTCCAGGTCGCCGCCGAGATCTCCTCGGGGCACCGCGTGCCGATCGTGCGGGTGCCGGTGCTGACGCCGCGGCTGTCGTCGTACTGGCTGGCCCTCGTGACCGACGTCGACGTCACCACCGGCCGCAACCTGATCGACTCGATGGGCACCGAGGTCGTCGTCACCGACCGGTCGATCCTCGACATCGTCCCCGGCGAGCCGATCCCGTACGCCGAAGCCGTGCGCCGTGCGCTGGACGAGAGCGGTCGCTCGTAG
- a CDS encoding 2-keto-4-pentenoate hydratase: MPAPTVAARALASARDERRTLERFTATEPDLDEAWGLAVQDLDRAARLAAGERVTGAKLGLTSAPKQQTMGVHQPIVGFLTDAMAEGAFDVDALAQPRIEPEVAFVLAVDLGGPVADVRDVVASVCVALEVLDSRWTGYRFGLADVLADNTSAAGYLLGAPAPLPDDLRGREARWYVDGELRSTTTPAAILGDPLAALAHLATHLGRRGEVLPAGSVVLAGAMTDAVPLLPGTSVRVEVDGLEPLAWTRPAAG; encoded by the coding sequence ATGCCTGCTCCCACCGTCGCCGCCCGCGCGCTCGCGTCGGCCCGCGACGAGCGCCGGACGCTCGAGCGGTTCACCGCCACGGAGCCCGACCTCGACGAGGCGTGGGGCCTGGCCGTCCAGGACCTCGACCGGGCCGCCCGGCTGGCCGCGGGGGAGCGGGTGACCGGCGCGAAGCTCGGCCTCACCAGCGCGCCCAAGCAGCAGACGATGGGTGTCCACCAGCCGATCGTCGGCTTCCTCACCGACGCGATGGCCGAGGGCGCCTTCGACGTCGACGCCCTGGCCCAGCCCCGGATCGAGCCGGAGGTCGCCTTCGTCCTGGCCGTGGACCTGGGCGGACCCGTCGCCGACGTCCGCGACGTCGTCGCGTCGGTGTGCGTCGCCCTGGAGGTGCTGGACTCCCGCTGGACCGGCTACCGCTTCGGCCTGGCCGACGTGCTCGCCGACAACACGAGTGCGGCCGGCTACCTGCTCGGCGCCCCCGCACCCCTGCCGGACGACCTGCGGGGACGGGAAGCCCGGTGGTACGTCGACGGTGAGCTCCGGTCGACCACGACCCCCGCCGCGATCCTCGGCGACCCGCTCGCCGCCCTCGCCCACCTCGCGACCCATCTCGGGCGGCGGGGCGAGGTCCTGCCCGCCGGCTCGGTGGTGCTGGCCGGGGCGATGACCGACGCGGTCCCGCTGCTGCCCGGCACGTCCGTGCGCGTCGAGGTCGACGGCCTGGAGCCGCTCGCCTGGACGCGCCCGGCAGCCGGCTAG
- a CDS encoding MerR family transcriptional regulator, which translates to MEESVEALRELLTLDELTNRVGMSVRNVRFYTTKGLVPPPIRRGRSGYYTPDHVARLELVQELQSHGFTLSAISTYVANIPRDATPEDIALQRAMLAPWQHETPIEMSRAELDKRAGRELTDDDLTTLAALGVVHPGRRGKHQVAVSQLSIGLGLLDLGFPTEAALAAADVYAAHGRQIAEELYEVFRTKAWPVYKESGASPERVREVVERLKPLSIASLVQAYEAAMDETKREGIAQRVR; encoded by the coding sequence ATGGAGGAGAGCGTCGAAGCGCTCCGGGAGCTGCTCACCCTCGACGAGCTGACCAACCGGGTCGGCATGAGCGTGCGCAACGTCCGCTTCTACACGACCAAGGGGCTCGTCCCGCCGCCGATCCGGCGCGGCCGCTCGGGCTACTACACCCCGGACCACGTGGCCCGGCTCGAGCTCGTCCAGGAGCTGCAGAGCCACGGGTTCACGCTCTCGGCGATCTCGACGTACGTCGCCAACATCCCGCGCGACGCCACGCCCGAGGACATCGCCCTGCAGCGGGCCATGCTCGCGCCGTGGCAGCACGAGACCCCGATCGAGATGTCCCGGGCCGAGCTCGACAAGCGCGCCGGCCGCGAGCTCACCGATGACGACCTCACCACCCTCGCCGCCCTCGGCGTGGTCCACCCGGGCCGTCGTGGCAAGCACCAGGTCGCGGTCTCGCAGCTCTCGATCGGGCTGGGCCTGCTCGACCTTGGCTTCCCGACCGAGGCGGCGCTCGCCGCGGCCGACGTCTACGCCGCGCACGGCCGGCAGATCGCCGAGGAGCTCTACGAGGTGTTCCGCACCAAGGCGTGGCCGGTCTACAAGGAGTCCGGCGCGTCGCCGGAGCGGGTGCGCGAGGTCGTCGAGCGGCTCAAGCCGCTCTCGATCGCCAGCCTCGTGCAGGCCTACGAGGCCGCGATGGACGAGACCAAGCGCGAGGGCATCGCCCAGCGGGTGCGCTAG
- a CDS encoding acetyl-CoA C-acetyltransferase produces the protein MAEAFVYDHIRTPRGKGKKVGTLHEVKPIDLVVGLLEEVQKRNPTLDPNRIDDVVLGVVSPIGEQGSDIAKTAALKAGLPETVAGVQLNRFCASGLEAVNQAASRVRGGFEDLILAGGVESMSRVPMGSDGGAWAADPATALQTGFVPQGIGADLIATLGGWTRADVDAYAAESHHRAAKAWANGYFANAVIPVRDINGLTILDHDETIRPDTSPEGLAGLKPSFADIGKNAGFDDVALEKYHWVEKIDHVHHAGNSSGIVDGAAIVAIGTEQVGTDLGLTPRARIIATAVSGADPTIMLTGPAPAARKALAKAGLTVDDIDLFEINEAFAAVAMRFMQDMGISHEITNVNGGAIAMGHPLGATGAMILGTLVDELQRRDLRRGLATLCVGGGMGIATIVELV, from the coding sequence ATGGCAGAAGCATTCGTGTACGACCACATTCGTACGCCGCGTGGCAAGGGCAAGAAGGTCGGCACCCTGCACGAGGTCAAGCCGATCGACCTGGTGGTCGGGCTCCTCGAGGAGGTCCAGAAGCGCAACCCCACCCTGGACCCGAACCGCATCGACGACGTCGTCCTCGGCGTGGTCTCCCCGATCGGCGAGCAGGGCAGCGACATCGCCAAGACCGCCGCGCTCAAGGCCGGCCTCCCCGAGACCGTCGCCGGCGTCCAGCTCAACCGCTTCTGCGCCTCCGGCCTCGAGGCCGTCAACCAGGCTGCGTCGCGCGTCCGCGGTGGCTTCGAGGACCTGATCCTCGCCGGCGGCGTCGAGTCGATGAGCCGCGTGCCGATGGGCTCCGACGGCGGCGCCTGGGCGGCCGACCCGGCCACCGCGCTGCAGACCGGCTTCGTCCCGCAGGGCATCGGCGCCGACCTGATCGCCACCCTCGGTGGCTGGACCCGCGCCGACGTGGACGCCTACGCCGCCGAGTCGCACCACCGCGCCGCCAAGGCCTGGGCCAACGGCTACTTCGCCAACGCGGTCATCCCGGTCAGGGACATCAACGGCCTGACCATCCTCGACCACGACGAGACGATCCGCCCCGACACCAGCCCCGAGGGCCTGGCCGGGCTCAAGCCGTCCTTCGCCGACATCGGCAAGAACGCCGGCTTCGACGACGTCGCGCTGGAGAAGTACCACTGGGTCGAGAAGATCGACCACGTCCACCACGCCGGCAACTCCTCGGGCATCGTGGACGGCGCCGCGATCGTGGCGATCGGCACCGAGCAGGTCGGCACCGACCTCGGCCTGACCCCGCGGGCGCGGATCATCGCCACCGCCGTCTCCGGCGCGGACCCGACGATCATGCTGACCGGCCCGGCCCCGGCCGCCCGCAAGGCGCTGGCCAAGGCCGGCCTGACGGTCGACGACATCGACCTGTTCGAGATCAACGAGGCCTTCGCGGCCGTGGCGATGCGCTTCATGCAGGACATGGGCATCAGCCACGAGATCACCAACGTCAACGGCGGCGCCATCGCGATGGGCCACCCGCTCGGCGCCACCGGCGCGATGATCCTCGGCACCCTGGTCGACGAGCTCCAGCGACGCGACCTGCGCCGCGGCCTCGCCACGCTCTGCGTCGGCGGCGGCATGGGCATCGCCACCATCGTCGAGCTCGTCTGA
- a CDS encoding 3-hydroxyacyl-CoA dehydrogenase NAD-binding domain-containing protein — MTETQTQSAVRYDKDADGIVTLTLDDPTSSANTMNELYLDSMKAVVDRLYDEVDTVTGVVVASAKKTFFAGGNLKGMVQATKDDTAQIFAMGEGVKAGLRRLEQFPRPVVAAINGAALGGGFEICLACNHRVIVDDDKVEIGLPEASLGLLPGGGGVTRIVRMLGIQSGLMDVLLQGTRFKPGKALEKGLVDELVPTREDLVPAAKAWIKANPEASQNPWDKPDYRMPGGTPSNPKLAAFLPAFPALLRQQTKGAVYPAQRAILAAAVEGASTDFETASRIESRYLTNLIVNQQSKNMIQAFFFDLQAINSGSLRPDGIPPYKAVKVGVLGAGMMGAGIAYSCARAGMEVVLKDVAAESAERGKAYSEKLMTKAVERGRSTEEKKAELLARITPTADPADLTGCDLVIEAVFEDPALKHQVFAEIAPYVNKDALLCSNTSTLPITELSTGVDRPADFIGLHFFSPVDKMPLVEIIRGRDTSDEALAKAYDVVQQIRKTPIVVNDSRGFYTSRVIGTMVNEGLAMLAEGVHPVSLERATTQDGYPVGVLQLADELNMELFQKIAKATKDAVERDGGTYTPHPAEQVVRTMVEGGRPSRLKGAGFYEYDENGARQGIWKGLAETFPVNPEAVPFQDVKDRLLFVEALETAKCFEEDVITSAAAANIGSIMGIGFPPNTGGAAQFMTGYQDPNDQDAPIGLAAFVARADELAAKYGARFEPTPWLRNLAETGGSFPA; from the coding sequence ATGACCGAGACCCAGACCCAGTCGGCTGTGCGCTACGACAAGGACGCCGACGGCATCGTCACCCTCACGCTGGACGACCCCACGTCCAGCGCCAACACCATGAACGAGCTCTACCTCGACTCCATGAAGGCGGTCGTGGATCGCCTGTACGACGAGGTCGACACCGTCACCGGTGTCGTCGTGGCCAGCGCCAAGAAGACCTTCTTCGCCGGCGGCAACCTCAAGGGCATGGTCCAGGCCACCAAGGACGACACCGCCCAGATCTTCGCCATGGGCGAGGGCGTCAAGGCCGGCCTGCGCCGCCTCGAGCAGTTCCCCCGCCCGGTCGTCGCCGCCATCAACGGCGCCGCGCTCGGCGGCGGCTTCGAGATCTGCCTGGCCTGCAACCACCGCGTGATCGTCGACGACGACAAGGTCGAGATCGGCCTGCCCGAGGCCTCGCTCGGCCTGCTCCCCGGCGGCGGCGGCGTGACCCGCATCGTCCGGATGCTCGGCATCCAGTCCGGCCTGATGGACGTGCTCCTCCAGGGCACCCGCTTCAAGCCGGGCAAGGCGCTCGAGAAGGGCCTGGTCGACGAGCTCGTCCCGACCCGCGAGGACCTCGTCCCCGCCGCGAAGGCGTGGATCAAGGCCAACCCCGAGGCCTCGCAGAACCCGTGGGACAAGCCGGACTACCGGATGCCCGGCGGCACGCCGAGCAACCCCAAGCTCGCGGCGTTCCTGCCCGCCTTCCCGGCGCTGCTGCGCCAGCAGACCAAGGGCGCGGTCTACCCCGCCCAGCGCGCGATCCTCGCGGCCGCGGTCGAGGGCGCGTCGACCGACTTCGAGACCGCCTCGCGGATCGAGTCGCGCTACCTGACCAACCTGATCGTCAACCAGCAGTCGAAGAACATGATCCAGGCGTTCTTCTTCGACCTGCAGGCGATCAACTCCGGCTCGCTGCGACCCGACGGCATCCCCCCGTACAAGGCGGTCAAGGTGGGCGTCCTGGGCGCCGGCATGATGGGCGCCGGCATCGCCTACTCCTGCGCCCGCGCGGGCATGGAGGTCGTGCTCAAGGACGTCGCCGCCGAGAGCGCCGAGCGCGGCAAGGCCTATTCCGAGAAGCTGATGACCAAGGCCGTCGAGCGCGGCCGGTCGACGGAGGAGAAGAAGGCCGAGCTGCTGGCCCGGATCACGCCGACGGCCGACCCCGCCGACCTGACCGGCTGCGACCTGGTCATCGAGGCGGTCTTCGAGGACCCGGCCCTCAAGCACCAGGTGTTCGCCGAGATCGCGCCGTACGTCAACAAGGACGCGCTGCTCTGCTCCAACACCTCGACGCTGCCGATCACCGAGCTGTCCACGGGCGTGGACCGCCCCGCCGACTTCATCGGCCTGCACTTCTTCAGCCCCGTCGACAAGATGCCGCTGGTGGAGATCATCCGCGGCCGCGACACCTCCGACGAGGCGCTGGCCAAGGCCTACGACGTGGTGCAGCAGATCCGCAAGACCCCGATCGTGGTCAACGACTCGCGCGGCTTCTACACCTCGCGGGTCATCGGCACGATGGTCAACGAGGGGCTCGCGATGCTGGCCGAGGGCGTGCACCCGGTCTCGCTGGAGCGCGCGACCACGCAGGACGGCTACCCCGTCGGCGTGCTGCAGCTCGCCGACGAGCTCAACATGGAGCTGTTCCAGAAGATCGCCAAGGCGACCAAGGACGCGGTCGAGCGCGACGGCGGCACCTACACGCCGCACCCCGCCGAGCAGGTCGTGCGCACGATGGTCGAGGGCGGTCGCCCGTCGCGCCTGAAGGGTGCCGGCTTCTACGAGTACGACGAGAACGGTGCCCGGCAGGGCATCTGGAAGGGCCTGGCCGAGACGTTCCCCGTCAACCCCGAGGCCGTGCCGTTCCAGGACGTCAAGGACCGCCTGCTGTTCGTCGAGGCGCTCGAGACGGCCAAGTGCTTCGAGGAGGACGTCATCACCTCGGCGGCCGCCGCGAACATCGGCTCGATCATGGGCATCGGCTTCCCGCCAAACACCGGCGGTGCGGCGCAGTTCATGACCGGCTACCAGGACCCCAACGACCAGGACGCCCCGATCGGCCTCGCGGCCTTCGTGGCCCGGGCCGACGAGCTGGCCGCCAAGTACGGCGCCCGCTTCGAGCCCACCCCCTGGCTGCGCAACCTGGCCGAGACGGGCGGCTCCTTCCCGGCCTGA
- a CDS encoding ABC transporter ATP-binding protein, which translates to MTNSEPVVDVRGLHVRFGEVEAVAGIDLAAYAGQATALLGRNGAGKSTTMRVLAGVVPPTAGTVLVAGHDVRRDTLAAKQATGYCPDVGGLVPRATPWEHLQLSARLRRLDDWEGPARDLLERFELGDVAHRVTAGFSHGMGRRLSVVLAAMHQPQVLLLDEPFDGVDPIGVDATMDVIADARARGACVLVSTHLRELAIRACTTVSVLRGGSRVATMGSADMQGEEGARAYRSLLE; encoded by the coding sequence ATGACGAACTCGGAACCGGTCGTCGACGTACGCGGCCTGCACGTGCGCTTCGGCGAGGTCGAGGCGGTCGCGGGCATCGACCTGGCGGCGTACGCCGGGCAGGCCACCGCCCTGCTCGGCCGCAACGGCGCGGGCAAGTCCACGACGATGCGCGTGCTGGCCGGGGTGGTCCCGCCGACGGCCGGCACCGTCCTGGTCGCCGGCCACGACGTGCGCCGCGACACCCTCGCGGCCAAGCAGGCCACGGGCTACTGCCCCGACGTGGGCGGGCTGGTGCCGCGGGCGACCCCGTGGGAGCACCTGCAGCTCTCGGCGCGGCTGCGCCGCCTCGACGACTGGGAGGGGCCGGCCCGCGACCTGCTCGAGCGCTTCGAGCTCGGCGACGTCGCCCACCGGGTGACCGCGGGCTTCTCCCACGGCATGGGCCGGCGGCTCTCGGTCGTGCTGGCCGCGATGCACCAGCCGCAGGTGCTGCTGCTCGACGAGCCCTTCGACGGCGTCGACCCGATCGGGGTGGACGCCACCATGGACGTCATCGCCGACGCCCGCGCGCGCGGCGCCTGCGTGCTCGTCTCCACCCACCTGCGCGAGCTCGCGATCCGCGCCTGCACCACGGTGTCCGTGCTCCGCGGCGGCTCCCGGGTCGCGACCATGGGCTCGGCCGACATGCAGGGGGAGGAGGGGGCGCGTGCCTACCGCAGCCTCCTCGAGTGA